A region from the Brachyspira pilosicoli genome encodes:
- a CDS encoding galactokinase, which yields MIPKLHLRLVERFRDVFGQKGEVKLYFAPGRLTFIGELIDYSGGDTITAAVDRGTYLVVRKRPDSKVNIYGHSFKAKKSFTFSELEKNKEDEWGVYFKGVFSVLLEKEYKITGMDIYAYTDLPFNTSLASSSSLCACLTYAIFDVNSLDKTDIIELAKLSYEGEIKYASHRTSLSDHITIFLGKENSLFLFNMFKMSYEYLDINFGEYCIAVVNSNKKRTSSDSEYNARKRECDNALKKLKEKKSSIKFLSDLKPKDADFIKDTLQNKEQRRALYVSSEEDRVNQAVKAIKKGAIKDLAVLISKTHEGLSKLYEVSTAEQDILVEEASKMDGVLGARMIGTGFGGGVLIVLKKAEVENVIETLYANYKEKTRRDADVYIVKPTNGVRMLPIE from the coding sequence ATGATACCAAAATTACATTTGAGATTAGTAGAAAGATTTAGAGATGTCTTTGGGCAAAAAGGTGAAGTAAAACTATATTTTGCTCCAGGAAGATTGACTTTTATAGGAGAACTTATAGACTATTCAGGCGGCGATACTATTACAGCTGCAGTAGATAGGGGAACTTATTTAGTAGTTAGAAAAAGACCAGATAGTAAAGTTAATATTTATGGCCATTCTTTTAAAGCTAAAAAATCATTTACTTTTAGTGAATTAGAAAAAAATAAGGAAGATGAATGGGGAGTATATTTTAAAGGAGTTTTTTCAGTACTATTAGAAAAAGAATACAAAATAACAGGTATGGATATTTATGCATACACTGATTTGCCTTTTAATACTTCATTAGCTTCATCTAGTTCATTATGTGCTTGTTTAACTTATGCTATTTTTGATGTAAATTCTTTAGATAAAACAGATATTATAGAATTAGCTAAGTTATCTTATGAAGGAGAGATTAAATACGCTTCTCATAGGACTTCATTAAGCGACCATATTACTATATTTTTAGGAAAAGAAAATAGTTTATTTTTATTTAATATGTTCAAAATGAGTTACGAGTATTTAGATATAAATTTTGGAGAATATTGTATAGCTGTAGTTAATAGTAATAAAAAGAGAACATCAAGCGATAGTGAATATAATGCAAGGAAGAGAGAATGCGATAATGCTTTGAAAAAGCTTAAAGAAAAAAAGTCTTCTATAAAATTTTTATCGGATTTAAAGCCGAAAGATGCTGATTTTATTAAGGATACTTTACAAAATAAAGAACAAAGAAGGGCTTTATATGTATCTTCTGAGGAAGATAGAGTAAATCAGGCTGTAAAGGCTATAAAGAAAGGTGCTATTAAAGATTTAGCAGTATTAATATCAAAAACTCATGAAGGTTTAAGTAAATTGTATGAAGTTTCTACTGCAGAACAGGATATTTTAGTAGAGGAAGCTTCAAAGATGGATGGAGTACTTGGAGCACGTATGATAGGTACGGGTTTTGGCGGTGGAGTATTGATTGTACTTAAAAAAGCTGAAGTAGAAAATGTAATAGAGACACTCTATGCAAACTATAAAGAAAAAACTAGAAGGGATGCAGATGTTTATATTGTAAAACCAACCAATGGCGTTAGAATGCTTCCTATTGAATAA
- the prfB gene encoding peptide chain release factor 2 (programmed frameshift): protein MTLSEIKNIVLEIKEQTEVLRGYLDPDTIYKRVKEIDEISSKDDFWNDNIAAQKLMKERMLLLDKIEPIENLIKNANNIYELVEMAIESNDTEMEKELESECIELQKVFNELETKNLFSGEFDSKNAYLTLNAGAGGTESCDWASMLSRMYVRFCERHGFTVETTDELPGDEAGIKQISFYVQGLYAYGYLRSEIGVHRLVRISPFDANAKRHTSFVAVSVMPDIDEDIEVEINQADLRIDTYRASGAGGQHVNKTSSAIRITHIPTNIVVQCQAERSQHNNKDMAMKMLKAKLYQLEKEKLDKEKQKIAGEKTDIAWGNQIRSYVFQPYQMVKDLRTGHETGNMNSVMDGNIDEFISAYLKQQIKK from the exons ATGACATTATCTGAAATAAAAAATATTGTATTAGAAATTAAAGAGCAGACTGAAGTTTTAAGGGGGTATCTT GACCCTGATACTATATATAAAAGGGTAAAAGAGATTGATGAGATATCTTCTAAAGATGATTTTTGGAATGATAATATTGCTGCTCAAAAACTTATGAAAGAGAGAATGCTTCTTCTTGATAAGATAGAGCCTATTGAAAATCTAATAAAAAATGCCAATAATATTTATGAACTTGTTGAGATGGCAATAGAGTCTAATGATACAGAGATGGAAAAAGAATTAGAAAGCGAATGTATAGAACTTCAGAAGGTTTTTAATGAATTAGAGACAAAAAATTTATTTTCTGGCGAGTTTGACAGTAAGAATGCATATTTAACTTTAAATGCTGGGGCTGGGGGAACTGAGAGCTGCGACTGGGCTTCAATGCTTTCAAGAATGTATGTGCGTTTTTGTGAGAGACATGGCTTTACGGTTGAAACAACCGATGAGCTTCCCGGTGATGAAGCAGGAATAAAACAAATAAGTTTTTATGTACAAGGGCTTTATGCTTATGGATATTTACGCTCTGAAATAGGGGTTCATAGGCTTGTGAGAATATCTCCTTTTGATGCTAATGCTAAGAGGCATACTTCATTCGTTGCTGTAAGTGTAATGCCTGATATAGACGAAGATATTGAAGTTGAAATTAATCAGGCTGATTTGAGAATAGATACTTATAGGGCTTCTGGAGCAGGCGGTCAGCACGTTAATAAAACTTCTTCTGCTATAAGGATAACTCATATACCTACAAATATAGTTGTTCAATGTCAGGCTGAGAGAAGTCAGCATAATAATAAAGATATGGCTATGAAAATGCTTAAGGCTAAACTTTATCAATTAGAAAAAGAAAAGCTTGATAAAGAAAAGCAAAAAATAGCCGGTGAAAAAACTGATATTGCTTGGGGTAATCAGATTAGAAGTTATGTTTTTCAGCCTTATCAGATGGTAAAAGATTTGAGAACGGGACATGAAACTGGTAATATGAACTCTGTAATGGATGGTAATATTGACGAGTTTATATCTGCTTATCTTAAACAGCAAATAAAAAAATAA